The stretch of DNA agtgcccatacatggccgataagctgccgaatctaagggacagatattggcagctagaaccTTTAGTGGATGCTGCTCTGTTACTGATGTAGATCAGTCGGCAGCTCCCTAGCCACATACTGAGGAGTCCTAATCCATAAGCTTGTAaggggtagagcacagttttcaagcataTTTGCAccaaaaggtattaaaataaaagcacttactcctatttaacatggtttagtgcattgtaaaagtttatggtatatgtcccctttaagccaTTTGcaccatggggggtgggggggaggggtttAAGCGTATATAATATGTTTAAATAGTATTTCAGAAAGTTTACTAGTGATTTATATGGGAGGGCGCTGATTGGATAAAAGTTACCTGCATGAAGGTGTTGCTCGGCGAGGTTATTAAGGGAGGCGCATTGCCCTCAGCCGGGCAGGGAAGTGTCCGCAGCACAGAGACTGTCAGGGAAGGAGGCCATGGGGTCCCATAGAGTCTGGCGTTGGTGGGAAGGAGCCGGCACTGAGGAGACTCACAGCAGGTTGATGCCACAGAGAGTAGCAGGGGAGGGACTAACAGGGCTCCACAGTATCAGAGGAAGTGACGTGCTGGTAGGGGAGGAGGAGAAGCCAGTGAGTCCAGTTAAGGTGGACCAGAAGAAAAAAATCTCTTAAGGTGGCACAGGCAAAAGTGAACGCTGCTAAGAGAGAAGGAGTACAGAGAACGTGTCACAGCGTTGGCCTTATGTCACCTACACCGTGTTCTGTTCCACACAGTCCTCAGTTCAGCAGTGCAGGTAGTAGCAATGTATATCTGCATTCTCCAAACATGATGTCTCCTCAGGCCCAGCAGATGAAGCAGGGACTTACAAGTAAAGCAGGCTGCCAGCATCATCATCTTTTCAAAAAGTGGAGTTGCCCCATACAAATACCAGCCCATCGGTTATGCAAGAGCTAGGTACTTTAGATACTATATTACCAGGGTGAAAGACTGTATTTTGTCTTATAGTAATTCTCATTCCCCTGGCGCTGCGCAAACGCAACCAAGCGCAGGGGTCTCAGAATCTGGCCTTAAacatgctttaaaggagacatatcctatacggtgctggtttcactttggcctaaaaattaatcctatctgtaacaatggcccctttattggagctccctatagatcctatctcttctctgtccctgtttgaaatgaggggtgggcgtgtcctaagggtctctgccagaagcacagcaggagggggagagccaatcacagccctgcagagacaggcttcagttccctatcaggtccgcCTAGGTGCTTGTAAgtcaataagtttgcccaggagcagtaaaccttTCAAACAGTTGACTACTAAATTCTACGTGCTAAATGGtggctatggattactgctcctgggcaaacgtagtgccttttattacataacccccataatgTTTATTCCAGGGTGGTACATAGTCTGGCTTTGTGAAGTCAGTATCTGCATCTCCATCAGCAACAGTTTCTGTGATATTAATAAAAGTTCAACTGGGGGCATGGGTATATCATTTTGGGGTTGTATAACCTTTTGGTATAGCTGGGATCAATTAACCCTTTGCAGACACACATCTCCATTACAAGGAGACTTTAGTTGAAGAAAAAAACGGAGCTTCACACAGTTCTTGCAGATGAACTCAGGAATAGATTTTATTCACAGTCACCATCACAGCTTCACACCAGTCCTTTAGTTGttctttttgttgtatttattaggCTTTATGTGTTTGTCTTCTCCCACTGCCCACATTCTGAGATTCTCTTTAACTCAGGGGGCCCACTTGGCACATAGGTGTCTAGGCCAGGAGGAAGCAACTATGAAAGGGGTGCCACTTTATGGTGATCAGTCATCTACCTAGCCATTTGCCCTTTCCAACTAAATAATGGCTAAGTAACGTTGAGTACGAAGACGCTCACCTTGGGCACTTCTCAGAGGTAACTGTCCTCAGGCCGATGGCATCATAAGTCCTGCCCATAATCAGCCAATGGCCTGGGTCATTTAGCCCTTTTTATATGGACTTCCAGGTCAATCCCCTTCCACCTGAATGACACTGAGGGGCACTTACTTCTAGAACCTCCTGTGTTGCCATCTAGTGACTGAAGCAAATAACAACTAAAGTAATATACAACATATTTACCCTTCTTACCAGCTAGCATGGCTGTGGTTTTGAACTGACTCACTAATCACTAACAGGAAGTGCTTTGCTAAGGTGAGCAATATGACAACCGCCATTCAGATGACACTAAGCTTATGGGGAGAGTACAATGGCCTTGATATAAATGATATTTGAAGGCTAATGTGGCACCGTGCATCCTTGAAGATCAGTACTGCAGAAGATATGCACACTGCCCCCTCCtgcaaaacaaacagaaatataaatgataaaatagtATCTATTGAACATGTTTAAATTATGTCATAAAGAGAACATATTTGTATGACACTAATTACTATTGAAAGGGAACTGAAATACATCCTAAATAAGGGAACTTAAATACATCTATTAGTGTCAAAATATGGCAAAAATGGACTATGTTAGATGACCTTCTGCTAATAAACAATATAGAGTGTATTGGGTTATTGCAAAGGTGCCTGGACTTGCTGTGGAGCAGGGGTGGAATAACTGTTGCTTCAGCCCTGGGCTGTACCCCAACCCCTGGTCCTCTCCCCGATCCCTTGCTCCGCCCCTTTGTGCCCGTCTCACCCCGGATCCAACTCCGCTCTTGGTGAGGGGTACCCTTGGAACCTTGAGCACCAGGTGACCCCATGGTAATCCActacagctgatgttactctatattaagcagttcatataaatctGTAAAACAAGGTGGCTGCTGCTTTAATGAAAAGTGCCCTGGGCAAGTGGTTTTTAACAGAAGAGCCTGACTAATTGGCCCTCAAGTGAATTTGGGTTTCAGTGTCCTTAAAAAAATGGTAAGCAGATCAGCTCTATTATTAACAGAGATATGAACTAACTCAATATCATTAGGAAGAATAAGATCCACTGTAGGCATTTTTCAGACTTTATTTTAGGTTAccagatgttaaaaaaaaataaggctaGATCATTATCTTCTTGATGAGGTTACTTGCCATTTAGGTTAAGATGCACCATCTACTGTACCTGCAGATCTTGGTGGTGCATTCCAGGCCCTGGTTGCAGTATGCTCCCAGAGGTTTGCTCCCAACTGTCCTCCAAAATGGTGTCATTCTTGGCCCCCGGTATGGTGGCAGAAACACAGGCCACTCCATCTTTTTTATTTCATCCTTAAAGCCAGGGTCTGGGGAGGGTGGCTGTGATTGCACCTTTGAAAAATAAAACTAGAGATGGGATAGAGAACATGCAGTGGTTCCAGAAGTAAGTGCAGTAAGTGATGGATAATTTGCATTGCTGTCCGGATGAGTATGTTTTACTACATGTAGGAGAAAGTTACAGACCATCTTATGGGAGGAAACTAAAATGCATGCTATTGCAGACAGAAAAAGCTGCAGGTCAGGAGCAAATCTTTATCAATGGGGATTTATTATCTTAATATTGCCTGGACTGGTGGATTTGAAATCTCAGTAAAGTAGGTAGTATTTTTAATTTGCTCAATTTGCATATACCACCGCCCACCTCTAGCCCATATTATAGCCCCATGCTTTAGGCTCCCTGCCTCTGACCCTCACTATTGACCTTTTCCCTTTGGCCTTCATCCCATCAGTGTATTGATATTGGGAGTTATTCTGCCATCTTCTTTGCCCTACCAATTGAATCCCTAGCTATACTCATTGGAAATTTTGCGAATCATTAAGGGTCTCACTCTTCATATATTTGTTGAGAAAATTAGCATTTCGTCTCCTAATCTACCTCCCTGATAGTCCTGTCtgtcctcttaaggtggccatacaagcaccgatattatcgtacgaaacctcgtttcgtacgataatcggtgcgtgtatggcatgtcagcgagccgaccgatatcgcaggaagctgctgatatcggtcgactcgccgatcggccaggttagaaaattttgatcgggcgccatagaaggcgcctgaccaaaattctcccttcagagctgaatcggcagaaggaggtagaaatcctattgtttctacctccttacctgccgattcagccctgaatggtgtgtggcggatctgacgatgtttcgtgcgaccgacggtcgtacgaaacatcgtgagatcgccacgtgtatggccagctttaggctagtgccacacagagcagataagtgcaggctgagaatctgccccaacACATTAAAAATCTGAAAGTAGTGCCTGCACTGGAAGCATTGCTTTGGCCTGGGTTCAGGCACACACTGGGTCTTCACCGGAAAACTGCTTAGGAATGCAGTTTCACACTGAAATACAGTGTGATTCGGACTGAAATGCACTGTGATTTTTAAAGCGTTGGGGCAGATTTTCAGCCTGTGCTTATTcacatgtggcactagccttacaAAAGGTGAACCAATTTGGCCACTTTTCAGGGTTGCAGATTAACTGGTACAGATCACGGCTCTACTGTATGGATAACCCCCACCTTTTCCAACAAATATTTCCCTCATCTGGCTTTCCTCCTTTAAGTACGTCGATATTACTATACACCTTCCTGATATGTACATCTCATTTTGTCCCCCATCATTGCTTCAGTGACTACTGATCTTTCCAGTTGGGATAAACTAGCATTGACCCTATGGGGCTGCAAAAATATCTTGAAGATGATATACTTATCTAAATTTCTGTACATGCTCCATAATGCTGTCTGTGAAGATCTTCAGACATTAATAGAATTCTTATCCATTATGGAACAAAAAGCACCCCAGAATTTCAGGGTGGGCATCTCTGGGTTTGTGATAGGCTCAGTTTTCCCATTTGCTGTCATCTGTGAATGTGTGATTTAGCTTTGTGTGCATTGTGTGAGGCTTTATAGGCTTAGTGCCTCTCCTCCTCATACTGCTGTTTATATACTGCAGCACATTATAAACTTGGCACAAACCATACACAGCACCCATGGAGCAAACATTCTCTTTTTACATTAAGTCAAGTTCAACTACTTTACAGAAACTACATACATCCCTTAATGTATTTTCAGAGTACAAAGCCATTTTTTTAAACTCTACCAATGAATCTATCATAACCAGCTCCCTCAGTAGGTATGCCTACCCTCCCTAATGACTAGttaatttgctaaaaaaataCACCACCTTTGTTTGTACATGTTCACATTGATCAAAAATCATTATATTAAATGGGGTGTTTTACTGACTCCAAGAAAATTGCCACAATCTTGTCACCCACTGGTAAAAAGAACACACACCCTGAATGACCAGAATGGCAGGTCCTCTGCTACATTTGATTGCCCATGCAACTATTGCAGTGTGACTTTTAGAgtagtgtttttaaatatttgcatgTTATGTGCTATATGGACCCTTGGATATTTGACCAGCCATATCCCCCTATGCTCCTTACCTCACTGCCACATAGAAGTAAGAGGATGCAAAGGCAAGCTGCTTCAATGGAGCCCATGGTCCATAGGGTGGGGGATGCCAGGATTGGAACTTATTCTGCTGTTATTCCCTCTCCTTGCGATAATGCATCTGAGCCTCACTAGAGCCTTTATGTTCTCAAAGATAAACCTACGTCATCCCAGTACATCTAGAGCCAAACCCAGCAAATATTTGAGGAGAATCATGTTGGAACACTACACGAGCCAATAATGCAAGTATAAAATCCCTTGAGCCCAAGCCTTGCAAATCTTGGCTAGCGAACTAAACCTTTCTTCTAATATATAATGGattgaatatgtttttttcacGTTTGGGTAGCCTTCTCCAAAGAGCGCCTGACGAAATTAACTGGCTTGGAAAACAGCAATAGCTTCCTAGAACTACATCTTCGAAGATCCAATGGCTGTTGGTGGGCATTGTATATTTGCAATTGTATATTTAGCCCCCAGAGCATACAGTCTAATTTCAAATtgactgcaaaaataaaaagacttAAAACCAAGTTCCTGTACTAACAAATTCATTGACTGTCCTACTCTGCTGCTTTAGAAAATTCTGTGTGTGTTTAATTTTCTCTCTCGTCAATTTCAACATCCATTTGAAAGGTTAACATATTCAGTGGCGTGTTTCATATCAATAATGAAGTGTTCCTATCCtactgtaaatatacatttattacacttACATGAGTTTACACTGACTGCAAATATGGAAACTTTAATATACACAGATATAAAACGACAGTGGGGGGCTTAAAATAAAGTCTTCAGGATTATGAATGTGCGTGAAAGGGACCCCAGCTATAAACTATATGCAGGATAATGAATGCTTTACTGTATTGGGTCTATGGAGCGCTACTTgcactttatacatttttgtaaagagAGCTTAGTATGCGTGAGAAACCATAATGAGTATGAAAAGACTTCAATATACCATTTTCCTCCTCTCTAACCCCAGGCATGTCTAAAACTGGTTACCCACTTAATCCTTTTAGTAAACAAGTGCCTAGGATTAATAAAAGGTgattaatggtgaagacacactgagctactagtaacagctactttttcatggctactaagggctctggcacacggggagattagtcgcccgcggcaaaactccctgttcgcgggcgactaatctccccgagttgccttccccctgccatcccaccggcgaacatgtaagtcgccggcgggatggcagactcacgagtctttttcagcgatttgcgtgagatcgcgccgccgcgtctgccatcccgccggcgacttacatgttcgccggtgggatggcagggggaaggcaactcggggagactagtcgcccgcgaacagggagttttgccgcgggcgactaatctccccgtgtgccagagccctaaaccccagaaaataccctgccatagacaatactgagaattgcctttgttaaacacacatagatacagtaattgatcagcattgtcttttttagtagccacaacaaatagctgctactagtagctctgtgtgcccttAGGGACCTCTCTGTGGCTTTGTTCTTGACATTGTATAATAGAAAACCATGTCTTGACTTGGATGAACATCTGACCAAGTTTATCCCATCAACAGAAAAGTTGTCAGGATTCAAAAGAGAGGAGAGCTAGATACTGTGAAGTATAGGGCTATTTTGGCTGCTCCTTAGAGCTGTATATAGCTGTATTGTTCTATACAGACTAgagtttgctgatttttatttAACCTCTTGTCTTTTCTGATGGGTTGAAGGCAAGCTGAGGTTGATTATTACTATATTCAACAACGCAAGAAATGTTCCATTCTGTCTCTGCAAGTTAAGCTACAGAAACCTGTACATGGGATTACAAAAAGTGAAAAAGTCTTTATTTAGCTTTCTCAGGAGAAAGACAGGGAATGGAAGGGGAATACAATATTAGTTTTGGGCAAACCTGCTAGTAATTGACTTGATTCACCATTATTtctcaaacacacacatatatatacatatatattatacgaGTAGTTTAAATAGTTAAAGTGGCATTATAAAGTGCTTGTTATTTTGCTAGGGTGTCCAGGAAAGGGTCACCGTTTCATCGGCAGGTGCAAGATTCCGCCATCATATTCTCATACTCTTTGTAGAGAATGTTGCCTCCAGGTTCAATCATGAGGACACTTATGGGACCataggagtatggcacacaagatGGTCGTGGGACGCTCCCATCCACTACCTGGTTGATGAAGTTCTGGATGATGGCATGATTGGGTGAATTATAACCTGAGTGAAGAAGTCTGGGGCAGTCTCCCTTGCAGTAACCAGGGTTGTACCTATGTGGAGCAATGATCCAGTGATCCCATCCTAGCTGGTGGAAGCTAACCCAGAATGGACGGAGACTGCACTGATTCTTGGACTGTCCACTTTGGTTTGGAAACCTTGGAAGCTTGATGCCTAAAGTTCCTGCCTGGCGTGGTTTCCTTTTGAGCAGGCTAGGTACAGATTTGCCTAGCAAACCCTTTCCCGGCTCCCCAGCGGCTATGTTTTTTACTGTGCTTAAACTGTGCAAAGTGTGATTGAGGTATAGTAGCAAAAATGGAATATGGGAGGAAGAAACAGCCCGCTGCTTCATTGGTTGCCTTCCAAACTTGTTGCACATTAGCTGAAGGTACAAAGTCTTCTCTGAGCCCTCTATCACAGCTTTAAGTTGCGATGTTAAATCCGTCTCTGCCCACATTCGTCTTCCAGCATGATGTCTAGTTTTTGAGGAGAGAGCAGCATTAGGCAGGAGGTCCACCATGCAGGAAAAGGAGGTGTCACCCAACCGGAGTGCAAAAGGATGCATTGCAGTAGCCCTCAACAACTGCTCTGCACTTACCAGCCCATAAAGGTTGAACATGAAAGTCTGCGTGTGCCAGTGATCTCCTacaagaaagaagaaaagaaggaaTGTTAAGATTCAAATTATATCAGCAACATGTGATAT from Xenopus tropicalis strain Nigerian chromosome 8, UCB_Xtro_10.0, whole genome shotgun sequence encodes:
- the LOC116406903 gene encoding liver-expressed antimicrobial peptide 2-like encodes the protein MGSIEAACLCILLLLCGSEVQSQPPSPDPGFKDEIKKMEWPVFLPPYRGPRMTPFWRTVGSKPLGAYCNQGLECTTKICRRGQCAYLLQY
- the bmp15 gene encoding bone morphogenetic protein 15; translation: MKPASHHHSLPLLLLFLLSATSVGNEFRALARSPSLPLIKTLLDHGPLKPSMAAKHELSLQHLRFMLDLYRRSADGDGRPRTGHQAGAAVRLVRPLKQASFKTGDHWHTQTFMFNLYGLVSAEQLLRATAMHPFALRLGDTSFSCMVDLLPNAALSSKTRHHAGRRMWAETDLTSQLKAVIEGSEKTLYLQLMCNKFGRQPMKQRAVSSSHIPFLLLYLNHTLHSLSTVKNIAAGEPGKGLLGKSVPSLLKRKPRQAGTLGIKLPRFPNQSGQSKNQCSLRPFWVSFHQLGWDHWIIAPHRYNPGYCKGDCPRLLHSGYNSPNHAIIQNFINQVVDGSVPRPSCVPYSYGPISVLMIEPGGNILYKEYENMMAESCTCR